The following coding sequences are from one Loxodonta africana isolate mLoxAfr1 chromosome 18, mLoxAfr1.hap2, whole genome shotgun sequence window:
- the LOC135228026 gene encoding olfactory receptor-like protein DTMT: MSGKNQTAIFEFILLGLPIDPEQRILFYGLFLAMYITTVLGNLVIIVLIRLDSHLHTPMYLFLSKLSFSDLCFSVVTMPKLLQNMQSQVSSIPYTGCLAQMYFSLFFGDLESFLLVAMAYDRYVAICFPLHYTTIMSPQLCFSLVALSWVLTTFHAMLHTLLMARLCFCADNLIPHFFCDMSALLKLACSDTQVNELVIFIIGGLVVVIPFLLIIMSYVRITYSILKIPSARGICKAFSTCGSHLSMVSLFFGTIIGLYLCPSADHSTIKETVMAMMYTVVTPMLNPFIYSLRNRDMKGALGRVFCKRKILSSLWENII; encoded by the exons ATGTCAGGAAAGAATCAAACCGCCATCTTTGAGTTCATCCTCCTGGGCCTGCCTATTGATCCAGAGCAGCGAATCCTGTTCTATGGCCTGTTCCTGGCTATGTACATTACCACCGTCCTGGGCAACCTCGTCATCATAGTCCTCATTCGACTGGACTCCCAcctccacacacccatgtacttgtTTCTCAGCAAATTGTCcttctctgacctctgcttctccGTGGTCACAATGCCCAAATTGCTGCAGAACATGCAGAGCCAAGTCTCATCCATCCCCTACACAGGCTGCCTGGCCCAGATGTACTTCTCCCTGTTTTTTGGTGACCTGGAGAGCTTCCTCCTTGtggccatggcctatgaccgctatgtggccatctgcttcccctTGCACTACACCACCATCATGAGCCCCCAGCTCTGTTTCTCCCTGGTGGCACTGTCCTGGGTGCTGACCACATTCCATGCCATGCTGCACACCCTGCTTATGGCCAGGTTGTGTTTTTGTGCAGACAACTTGATCCCCCATTTTTTCTGTGATATGTCTGCTCTACTGAAGCTGGCCTGCTCTGACACTCAAGTTAATGAGTTGGTGATATTCATCATAGGAGGACTCGTTGTTGTCATCCCATTCTTACTCATCATCATGTCCTATGTACGAATCACCTACTCCATCCTCAAGATCCCTTCTGCCAGGGGTATCTGTAAGGCTTTTTCCACGTGTGGCTCCCACCTCTCTATGGTGTCTCTTTTCTTTGGaacaattattggtctctacttatgCCCATCTGCTGACCATTCTACTATTAAGGAAACTGTCATGGCTATGATGTACACTGTGGTGACCCCTATGCTGAACCCCTTCAtttacagcctgaggaacagggatatgaagggagccctggggcgagtcttttgtaaaagaaaaattcTCTCCTCTCTATG GGAAAATATAATTTAA
- the LOC135228046 gene encoding olfactory receptor-like protein DTMT — protein MSGKNQTTIFEFILLGLPIDPEQRILFYGLFLAIYVTTVLGNLVIIVLIRLDSHLHTTMYFFLSNLSFCDLCFSSVTMPKLLQNMQCQVPSISYTGCLAQTYFFLFFGDLESFLLVAMAYDRYVAICFPLHYTTIMSPQLCLSLVALSWVLTTFHAMLHTLLMARLCFCADNLIPHFFCDMSALLKLACSDTQVNELVIFITGGVILVVPFLLIIMSYARIISSILKAPSARGIRKAFSSCGSHLSVVSLFYGTVIGLYLCPSANDSTIKETVMAMMYNVVTPMLNPFIYSLRNRDIKGALGRAFHKKTFPFYL, from the coding sequence ATGTCAGGAAAGAATCAAACCACCATCTTTGAGTTCATCCTCCTGGGCCTGCCCATTGATCCAGAGCAGCGAATCCTGTTCTATGGCCTGTTCCTGGCCATATATGTTACCACCGTCCTGGGCAACCTCGTCATCATAGTCCTCATTCGACTGGACTCCCACCTCCACACAAccatgtacttctttctcagCAACTTGTCCTTCTGTGATCTCTGCTTCTCCTCAGTCACAATGCCCAAATTGCTGCAGAACATGCAGTGCCAAGTCCCTTCCATCTCCTACACAGGCTGCCTGGCCCAGACATACTTCTTCCTGTTTTTTGGTGACCTGGAGAGCTTCCTCCTTGtggccatggcctatgaccgctatgtggccatctgcttcccctTGCACTACACCACCATCATGAGCCCCCAGCTCTGTCTCTCCCTGGTGGCACTGTCCTGGGTGCTGACCACGTTCCATGCCATGCTGCACACCCTGCTTATGGCCAGGTTGTGTTTTTGTGCAGACAACTTGATCCCCCATTTTTTCTGTGATATGTCTGCTCTACTGAAGCTGGCCTGCTCTGACACTCAAGTTAATGAGTTGGTGATATTTATCACAGGAGGAGTCATTCTTGTTGTCCCATTCTTACTCATCATTATGTCCTATGCAAGAATTATCTCCTCCATCCTTAAGGCCCCTTCTGCCAGGGGCATCCGTAAGGCTTTTTCCTCGTGTGGCTCCCACCTCTCCGTGGTGTCACTGTTCTATGGGACTgttattggtctctacttatgCCCATCAGCTAATGATTCTACTATTAAGGAAACTGTCATGGCTATGATGTACAATGTGGTGAcccccatgctgaaccccttcatctacagcctgaggaacagagACATAAAGGGAGCCCTGGGAAGAGCCTTTCATAAAAAGACATTTCCCTTCTATCTATGA